The genomic segment GTTATGCTTCAGGCTTATCGGTCGGCGACGCAACATTTTTTGGTCGTCTGGCAGGTCAATCAGCAGCAGCCCGATAAGTCATAGCCTATGGATAAACCTGACAAACTCTATTCCACCGCAAGACAGGTACAAACTGCATTCCAGTTTGATCATGATGTGGCGCAAGTGTTTAGCGATATGATCCATCGATCAGTGCCGGGTTATTCGATGATGCTCGATGTGTTAGGTGTGTTGGCCGAACAAACCGTCAACGACAACGATACCTGTTATGATATTGGTTGCTCTCTTGGTGCCTCAACCTTAGCCATGCGACAAAACATTCAAGCTGATAATGTGCAGATTGTTGCGATTGACAGCGCTCAGGCAATGATCGAGCGCTGCGCCAGTGTGATTGAACGAGACAATAGCAAAACAGAGGTGTTGCTACAGTGTATGAAAGTTCAGCAATTGACTTTCAAAGCACACAAACTCTGCTGCATGAACTTAACTCTGCAGTTTATTCCTAAAGCAGAGCGGCTAACGGTGTTACGGCAAATTGCCGATAACTTAATGCCAGGCGGCGCATTATTTTTATCAGAAAAAGTATGTTTTGACGATGATTTTCAGCAACATCAGCTCACTGACTTGCATCATCAATTTAAAAAACACCAGGGCTATAGCGATCTTGAAATCGCGCAAAAACGCCAGGCTATTGAAAATGTGTTAATCCCAGAAACCATTGAGCAGCATCAACAGCGGCTTTTAGCCGCAGGCTTTTCTCGTGTGGTTACTGCCCTGCAATGCTTTAACTTTATTGCTTTCATTGCCTATAAATAATCGGCTAAGCTGCATTATCGATGATTGATTACCAACCCTTTTTTGACCACATTGCCAAAACCCAGTTAAAACCTCACCAGGAAAGCCTTTATGCGGCGCTTCAACAGCGCTTAAACGCGCGCAGTTATGGCGACCTTGCAGAGTGGCAAGAAGCAATCGATAGTTTACCCAGCTTGCAACAGCTTGCTCCGGTTACGGCAAACCTTGATCAAGATCTCGTCTCACTGCATAGCAATGCAACTATTGATAGCAAAGCAGTGCGTGATTGCTTAATGAAGCTTCACCCATGGCGGAAAGGACCGTTTGATATATTTGGGATTCATATCGATACAGAGTGGCGCTCTGATATGAAATGGCAACGGCTGCAGCCACATATTGCCTCGCTTGAAAACAGAACCGTTTTAGATGTTGGCTGCGGCAGTGGTTACCACTGCTGGCGTATGCGCGGAGCTGGTGCAAAGTTTGTGTTAGGCATTGAGCCATCGCCAAAATTTTTGATGCAGTTTGCGGTATTTAAACGTTATTTACCCGAGCAAGCGGTTTACCTATTGCCGCTGCTCAGCGAAGATATGCCCGCCTCAATGCAATGCTTTGATAGCGTTTTTTCAATGGGTGTCTTATACCATCGCAAGTCGCCTATCGAACACTTGGAAGAACTGAAACAGGCACTGCGCCCAGGTGGTGAATTAATCTTAGAAACCCTGGTTGTTGACGGTGATGCGACACGATGCTTAGTACCTGGTGAGCGTTATGCACAAATGCGCAATGTCTGGTTTCTACCTTCAACAGACATGTTAGAGCAGTGGCTGGAACGCTTAGGTTTTATCAATATTCGTACTGTGGATATTAATCAAACGTCAGAACAGGAACAGCGCGCCACCGATTGGATGCAGTTTCATTCATTAAGTAATTATTTAGATCCTGACGATACGGATTTGACCGTCGAAGGTTATCCAGCGCCTAAGCGAGCTATCATCATCGCGAATCGAAAATAATATGCAGATTGCACATATACCTCTGCACTGCCGGCGCATTTTAGCATTAGCCATGCCGATTTTTATTGCTCAATTGTCGTTTATGGCAATGGGCTTCGTGGATACCCTAATGGCTGGTCGCTACGCCGAGCTTGATCTTGCAGCAGTAGGCTTTGGCAGCAGCATTACGATTCCGATCATGTTTTTTGGTCAAGCTTTATTGTTTAGCATCACCGCAAAAGCGGCGCCATTTTGGGGTAGCACGCATTACTATCAAGCTGGACGCGTATTGCTTAATGGTATTCTATTAGCCATCATTAGCGGCATCTTACTTGCTGGCTTATTATTGCTGATTCGTCAACAGTTAGCGCTATTTGCCGTTCCTGCAGCGGTGATAGAGATCGCCGCCGAGTATCAACTTTATATTGCCATAGCGCTACCTATAACTGGTCTCTATCAAGCATTTCGCGCCTATATTGAAACCACAGGTCAGACGACCGCTATCATGCTGATCAACTTAGCGGGCTTGCTCATCAACATCCCTCTCAACGTGATTTTCATTAACGGCTATTTTGGCGCCCCTGAGATGGGCGGCGCAGGATGCGGCCTTGCAACGTTGATAAGCTTTAGCCTGATGCTATTACTCGCTGCGCTGTTTGTTAGAAACAATCACCGCTGCCGACAAGGCTTTGGCCAGACACATGCCCACATGACTGCATCGTCTGCAACGACAGAGTTCCACAGTGTCAAGCTTGGCAATCTTGTTCAACTGTTAAAGCTTGGCTTGCCCATTGCTATAACGATGTCCTTGGAAGTTGGGCTGTTTACCGTTATCACATTATTGATTGCACCTTTGGGCGTGACAGCGATAGCCAGCCACCAAATTGCCTTAAGCTTATCTAGCTTAATTTTCATGCTGCCATACTCGCAGGCTACGGCATTAACCATTTATATTGGTCATATGCTGGGCGAGGTTAAACAAGGGATCGTCGGGAAACAAGTGCTTACTGAGGCGGTTCAGTCAGGCTTAATAATGGCGGTTGTCTTGTCAGTGCTCAGCTCTAGCATGATTATGCTGTTTAATTATCCTTTAGCAGGTCTCTATAGCGATGATCAACTGCTCATTACCGCTGCTGCTAGCCTGGTATTTATCTCCGCTATTTACCAAATCCCAGATGCTATTCAAGTGTGCTGCAACGGCATTCTCCGGGCCTTTGAAATTGTTAAGCGGCCGGTAGTATTTTCTTTTGTTGCTTATTGGTTAATCGCAGTACCCTGTGGTTATTGGCTAAGCTTTCATGGACTTGGCAGCTTACTCGAGCCGCTCGGCACCCAGGGCTTTTGGTATGCACTGGTGCTAGGCTTAAGTCTGAATGCAATGGCGCTGTTATTACTATTAGCCTCCAGCCTAAAGCGCTATTCTGCCGCATCGCTCGTATAAACGCCTTAAACACCTTTTAATCTAAAGCCACTTGCATCAAGACAAAATCGAGTTAAAGTGGCCGATTGATAAATGCTATGAAACTTGGAGATAGCGAATAATGAAAGCAATAAAAACTGCGATACTTCCACTTTGTTTGGCGGCGCTTAGTATGACGGGCTTAGCAGCTCACGCTGAAACCGCTGAAGAAAAAGGCCTGGCTATTGCGAAAGAGCAAAAGTCGCGTAATACCGGTTGGCAGGATTCAACCAGTGAAATGAAAATGACACTTCGCACCGCTAACGGTCGCGAGAATGTTCGCTATATCAAGGTGAAATCGCTTGAAGTTCAAGATGACGGCGATAAAAGCCTGATGGTTTTTGACCAGCCAAAAGATGTTAAAGGTACCTCTTTCTTGACCTTTTCGCATGTTGATAAACCCGATGACCAATGGATTTATCTACCGGCATTAAAGCGCATCAAACGTATTTCTTCGAAAAAGAAATCGGGTTCCTTCATGGGCAGCGAATTTTCTTATGAAGACCTATCCTCTTTTGAACTGGAAAAATATGATTTCAAATACCTCAAAGATGAGAGTTTTAACGAAAAAAACTGCTTTGTGGTAGAGCAAACCCCGCGCGATAAATACTCAGGTTATAGCCGCGTTGTGCAGTGGATAGACCAAGACGATTATCAAATTCAGAAAGTAGAGTTTTTTGATAAACGCAATGAGCTTCTCAAAACCATGGTGGTTGAGTCATATGAGAAATTCAATGACAAATACTGGCGTGCAACTAAATCGTTGATGCAGAATGTCCAGACGGGCAAATCGACCCTACTTGAATCCAATGGCATTCAAATCGCAACTGGCTTAAGCCCAGAAGAATTCTCTAAGAATGCCTTAAAATCAGCAGAATAAGGCTGATTCTCTGTGATGAGCTCAATCGTGAGCTCATCTTTTATTTTTATTTCGCTTTTATAGCTACACAACTTAGTCAACACCTCTTAACACATTCTATACAGCGGCAATACTTTAGCTTCTGCTATCCCTCAATTTATTTGACTGCGCTCATTAATACTCGTCATACACACAATACTCGGCATAAAACGCCATAACTAGACTCTCTTAACGCATCTTCATTTCTCAGACCGCGTTTCTCGATTATAATTACCGGCTTTTAAAATTGATGATAATAATTATGTTTCCTTCCCTTCTAAGAGCATCATGCATCGCAGGTCTTATCGGTCTTAGCTTGCCAAGCTTAGCCGTGGGCAAATTCTCTGGCTCTATTGAGGCAGAACTGCAAGTTTACCCGCATCGCGCAAAACTCGAGCAGCAAAAAGATGTCTTTGGCTCTGTTGCAATTCGCCCCGAGTACTATTGGCGGTCTGAAAATAAACAGCACAAAATAAAAACCTTATTATTTTATCGTGCCACCGAGCCGAATGGTGAACGCACACACGGTGATATACGCGAGCTAACTTACTTATTCCAAAACAAAGGGTTTTACTTTAAAGCCGGCATCGATACGGTGTTCTGGGGCGTGACAGAGTCTGCGCATCTGGTCGATATCATTAACCAAACCGATAATGTGGAATCAATCAGCGGCGAGGAAAAACTGGGGCAACCCATGCTGGCGGTAGGAATAGAAAACGATTTCGGTAATATTGATGCCTATGTATTACCATATTTTCGCCCCATAGTCTTTCCGGATGGCCCGGAACGTTATCAAATCGGTTTTGGCGGCTTCTCTCCTGAATTGGAGAAAGATGAAAACTTTTACCAATCTGATGATGAAGAAGAAAACATTGATCTAGCACTACGCTGGTTCAAAAGCTTTGATAATTTTGATCTTGGGATTTCATATTTTAACGGCATAGACCGTTCAGTTCTGCCCGTTACCCTTGATTTATTGGCAGCCTTAGGCTCGCAAAGCATCAACAAGATTGGCGGTTATTATCAGAATCTTGAACAGCTAGGTTTAGAGTATCAATATCTTTACGAAGATTGGATCTTTAAATTAGAGGCCAGTCATAAATTACTCGACTCAGGTGACTTCAGCGCAGCCGTGTTTGGTTTCGAATATACCTTTTCTGATATGGACCCTTGGGGGCAAGATATCGGTATTTTGCTTGAGTATTTATGGAATGATCGTGACGATGTCGACCTTTTACCGTTCACGTTTGAAGCCAATCCTGATATTCCAGCTGATCAATATGACGCTATTCGAGCGGCACTGGTTGACGCGGGTCAAAACCCGGTGTTAGCCGGCGATTATTTTTCGCCCATGCAAAATGATATTTTTCTCGGCACGCGTTTCGCATTGAATGATATTGCAGGCACGGAATTTTTAGCAGGTTTGATTTACGACCTTGATGATAGAACCACATCGATGTCGTTTGAAGGCAGCACCAGAATTGGTGATAGCGTTAGAATCACCGCGAATATGTATTTCTTTAATCAGGTTTATCGCGACAACCCTTTCAAGCAGTTTGAAGATGACGATTTATTTGAGCTAAAAGCTGAGTGGTTCTTTTAATCATTAAGGGTTTAACTCAGCGCTTGGCGCATCTACCGCACAGACGCAGCGCGTTTACCCTTGAATAGCGAGAGGTATTAGCGAAAGGTATTAGAGAGTTAATAAGGAGAGTTACCGACAACACTAAAACTCTCAGCCTAGACAAAAATAAACGTCTAATAACACCATAAAAAAGGCAGCTATAGCTGCCTTTTTTCGTTAAGTAGGATGACTACAGAGGCTGCAGCCTTATTCGGCGGGCTTTTTAAAGCCCAGAGCGATCGAATTAGCGACCCATACGACGAAGATTTTGTGGCGTATAGAAGTCTGGACCTTTAGCTTGCATATTATAGTTTGACGGGCGTGTCTCATTGGTCAATCTAACTACCACATAGGCATTAGCTTGTAAGTCATAATTGGCCTGGGCGCGGGCAATATAGCCCTTGAGAAAATAATCATAGACGGTATTTTGCAGCCCTACACGCCATAGCTCACCGCGACCATCAAATGCTTCAGTAGCGAC from the Pseudomonadales bacterium genome contains:
- the cmoB gene encoding tRNA 5-methoxyuridine(34)/uridine 5-oxyacetic acid(34) synthase CmoB, encoding MIDYQPFFDHIAKTQLKPHQESLYAALQQRLNARSYGDLAEWQEAIDSLPSLQQLAPVTANLDQDLVSLHSNATIDSKAVRDCLMKLHPWRKGPFDIFGIHIDTEWRSDMKWQRLQPHIASLENRTVLDVGCGSGYHCWRMRGAGAKFVLGIEPSPKFLMQFAVFKRYLPEQAVYLLPLLSEDMPASMQCFDSVFSMGVLYHRKSPIEHLEELKQALRPGGELILETLVVDGDATRCLVPGERYAQMRNVWFLPSTDMLEQWLERLGFINIRTVDINQTSEQEQRATDWMQFHSLSNYLDPDDTDLTVEGYPAPKRAIIIANRK
- a CDS encoding outer membrane lipoprotein-sorting protein, with the protein product MKAIKTAILPLCLAALSMTGLAAHAETAEEKGLAIAKEQKSRNTGWQDSTSEMKMTLRTANGRENVRYIKVKSLEVQDDGDKSLMVFDQPKDVKGTSFLTFSHVDKPDDQWIYLPALKRIKRISSKKKSGSFMGSEFSYEDLSSFELEKYDFKYLKDESFNEKNCFVVEQTPRDKYSGYSRVVQWIDQDDYQIQKVEFFDKRNELLKTMVVESYEKFNDKYWRATKSLMQNVQTGKSTLLESNGIQIATGLSPEEFSKNALKSAE
- the cmoA gene encoding carboxy-S-adenosyl-L-methionine synthase CmoA, giving the protein MDKPDKLYSTARQVQTAFQFDHDVAQVFSDMIHRSVPGYSMMLDVLGVLAEQTVNDNDTCYDIGCSLGASTLAMRQNIQADNVQIVAIDSAQAMIERCASVIERDNSKTEVLLQCMKVQQLTFKAHKLCCMNLTLQFIPKAERLTVLRQIADNLMPGGALFLSEKVCFDDDFQQHQLTDLHHQFKKHQGYSDLEIAQKRQAIENVLIPETIEQHQQRLLAAGFSRVVTALQCFNFIAFIAYK
- a CDS encoding MATE family efflux transporter yields the protein MQIAHIPLHCRRILALAMPIFIAQLSFMAMGFVDTLMAGRYAELDLAAVGFGSSITIPIMFFGQALLFSITAKAAPFWGSTHYYQAGRVLLNGILLAIISGILLAGLLLLIRQQLALFAVPAAVIEIAAEYQLYIAIALPITGLYQAFRAYIETTGQTTAIMLINLAGLLINIPLNVIFINGYFGAPEMGGAGCGLATLISFSLMLLLAALFVRNNHRCRQGFGQTHAHMTASSATTEFHSVKLGNLVQLLKLGLPIAITMSLEVGLFTVITLLIAPLGVTAIASHQIALSLSSLIFMLPYSQATALTIYIGHMLGEVKQGIVGKQVLTEAVQSGLIMAVVLSVLSSSMIMLFNYPLAGLYSDDQLLITAAASLVFISAIYQIPDAIQVCCNGILRAFEIVKRPVVFSFVAYWLIAVPCGYWLSFHGLGSLLEPLGTQGFWYALVLGLSLNAMALLLLLASSLKRYSAASLV